ACAACCTCTAGTATGCATACGTTGAGTTTGGGTGTACGAGGGCGTCCAAGAAGATCCAATGGTGGAGCCGAGCTCCATTGAACTGGGCTTGTAACCAGTTGAGTTCGTTGGCGAAGTGCTGTTCGATTTTTTCGAGTTGCCCCCAAAGTTGCCCCCAGGTGCTGGGTGTCCCGGACTCATCTTCCCCGGCGATAAGCAGCGCAGGTTGGTAGGTAAATAGAAGCGGCGTTTCTGCGAAGCGCCGATGAGTATAACCCTGCTGCGTTCAGACACATTCAGCACTCAGAGCGTCTCAATTGCAACACCCTGAAAGCACGGGGCATTTCCGGCTCAGCCTGCCTTCCTTACGTCTCGCGACGGCCGGGCCGGGCTCATACGTTCACACTTATCCGAAGCTGGGGGTCAGTTGCCAAAGAAGACCGATTCTAATGAGTTAATTCGTGAGCGTTCGGTGAACTGCCCTCGTCGGATGCGAAAAATCCTGCAAAATCACGGTGTACCGATATTGAGGACGGACAGGGTTCGATTCGCTGCACCGTCTAGCGAAGCCGATACGCTTGTCGAGAGAATCTACCTTGACGGTGGTCTCGTTTCGTGTTCACGGCATAATGTGAAGATGACCGTGGTTTGGATTGTGTGCGTCCGCCCATTCTGTGAGCCGTGAACAGCGAATCTTTTTATAAAAAGGGCTGGCGCCGATTTGAATACGATCTCGCGCTGGTCGAATGGGTGGAGCGCGCACTTCCATCGGCACGTGAAGCGGTAAAAGCGAAAAAGAATGCCCGGTGGTTGCGCTGCGGTGGTACCTGGTTCGCCGGCGTCAATGCGTTGCCGAACGATACCTCCGGTGCGGTTGGAAACAGCGGTCCTGTATGCGGTATTGCAATCAGTTTTATTCGGCAGTCATTGGGGCTTTCGGGATTTGAATGGGACCGCGGACAGGTTTCCGTGTGCTACCCGCGCTATCCCCAGCCGATGGAATCCGAGTCCGCTGCCGCTTTTCGGTATCGGCGCGACCGCGATGCGGCCCATGTCGATGGCCTGCTGCCGGAAGGCGTGGATCGGCGCAGGCATCTTCGCGAATACCACCATTTTATACTTGGCATCCCGATGGTTGAATTCAGTGCGGATGCGTCCCCGTTTGTTGTCTGGGAGGGTTCGCACGAAATTATTCGTGCAGCAGTCAACGAGCGCTTTGACGACTTACCGTCCGACCAGTGGGGTGACGAGGATATCACCGAAGTTTATCACCAGATGCGCCGAACGGTGTTTGAAACCTGCAAGCGGGTGGAGATTGCCGCCATGCCGGGCGAAGCATTTATCGCCCACCGCTTGATCGTGCACGGCGTTGCGCCCTGGGCTGAATCGGCAACCGCGGGCGAAGATGGCCGGATGATTTGTTATTTCCGGCCGATGATGGGTGGCCCGGTGGAATGGTTGACGGCACCGTGATCTATTAACCAGCTCCGTCTCATAACATCCTGGATCGCCCTGTTCCACCGCGGGGAAGAGTTCTGCCTCGCGGCGTACTGATTTTGAGAACGAATGGGAGGTTTCCAGGTGGGTGACCCTTAGGTGGCTGGTCACCGGTCGGAAGTCTACGTCTCCTTGCGCTCTGGTGTACGCTCGCTCCAAGGGGTTTGGGCGGAGGCTACTGTCGACGAACCGCGAGGCCGTTATGAATGAGGACACGTTCAACATCGAAGTGCGCAAGTTTCTCAAGCAGGTGGGTGTGACTTCCCAGCGCGAGATCGAGAGCGCCGTGCGCAGGGCGGTCGAGGCCGGCCGGCTCAAGGGCGGAGAGAAGTTGAAGGCGACCGCGCGCGTCCAAATCGAGAGCATCGGGCTGGACCACCGAGTCGAGGGCGATATCGCGCTATCCTGAGCGCAAGCCCCGGCCGAAGCCCGGCGCAGTCTCCGCGACTCTGCGGTCCCGATACGTACCTCGACGCCGAGCACCGGCGCAGCGCGATCCGAAAGCCTCAGTTTATGCTTCCCACGGGCGGGGCACGTGTAGCAGAGTCAGAGGATGCCGCGAAGTGACGCATTGATCACGAGATCTCGCAGCTCCGAGCGGCCGAGGTTGAATTGATGTCCAACCGATCCACGGCGGCCACGCTCGAGTATCACGAGGCTACCAAGCACAGCGAGCAGAGTGTTCGCGCGAGCCGCCACTTCCTCGACCTTGAGAACCAACCGCTGCCTTTCAAGATCTACCGAGATCTGGAGGCGATCCCGCTTCCGCAGAACTCTCCAGGGAACGACCTTCCAGCGCTCGAGGTGATCTCTCCCCCCGTCACTGCCCCGACCACGAATGGCGACGGCGAGCGGACCGTAGACCTCGCCACCCTTTCCCGCATCCTCTATCTGTCTGCGGGGATCACGAAGCGCAAGCGCCATGCGGGCGGTGAGATCTTGTTCCGCGCCCACCCGAACACCGGCGCGCTCCATCACATCGATCTCTACGTCGTCGCGGGTGAGCTCCCGGGCCTTTCCGCCGGGGTGTATCACTTCGGTCCGCACGACTTCGCCCTTCGCAGACTGCGCGAGGGCGACTATCGCGCGGTTCTCGTCGAAGCGTCCGGGCGAAGTCCCGACCTGGTACGCGCGCCGGTGATCATCGCGAGCGCCTCGACGTACTGGCGCAACGCCTGGAAGTACCAGGCGCGAGCCTACCGGCACTGTTTCTGGGACGGAGGGACGCTGCACGCAAACCTGCTCGCTGCGGCTGGATCCGCGCAGCTCGAGCCGCTGCTGGTGATGGGCTTCGCAGACCGTCCCGTGGAGCGGCTGCTCGGTCTCGACCCCGAGCGCGAGGGTGCGATCGCGCTCGTGGCCGTCGGTCGGTCCGGGCGAAGGGCGCCGACCGCCCCGCCCGTGCCGGAGCTGCGACTCGAAACCGAGCCGCTCTCTCGCTCGGAGGTCGATTATCCGGCAATCCGCGCGCAGCACGCCGCCTCCTCCCTCGCGGACGGCGTCGAGGCGGCCGCCTGGCGCGGCCCCTCCCCTGTGATGGAGGAGCCCGTCGCGACCGGCTCTCTGCACCCGCTGCGGCCGAAGGCTGAGCCGGAACTTCCACGCGAGTCGCTCGACGCCGTGATCCGAAGGCGCGGCTCGACCCGGGTATTCGACAAGACTCGTTCGCTGTCTTTCGAAGAGCTTTCCACGGTGCTCGACCGCGCCACGCGCGGCGTGCCCGGTGACTTTCTGGACCCGCCGGGTGCGAGCCTCCTAGACCTCT
This region of Myxococcales bacterium genomic DNA includes:
- a CDS encoding SagB/ThcOx family dehydrogenase translates to MSNRSTAATLEYHEATKHSEQSVRASRHFLDLENQPLPFKIYRDLEAIPLPQNSPGNDLPALEVISPPVTAPTTNGDGERTVDLATLSRILYLSAGITKRKRHAGGEILFRAHPNTGALHHIDLYVVAGELPGLSAGVYHFGPHDFALRRLREGDYRAVLVEASGRSPDLVRAPVIIASASTYWRNAWKYQARAYRHCFWDGGTLHANLLAAAGSAQLEPLLVMGFADRPVERLLGLDPEREGAIALVAVGRSGRRAPTAPPVPELRLETEPLSRSEVDYPAIRAQHAASSLADGVEAAAWRGPSPVMEEPVATGSLHPLRPKAEPELPRESLDAVIRRRGSTRVFDKTRSLSFEELSTVLDRATRGVPGDFLDPPGASLLDLYLIVHAVAGLSPGAYYYRRRDCSLELLRAGSFRGTAGRLGLGQELPADAAVNIYSLASLSPVLARFGNRGYRAAQLEGGITGGRLYLAAYAQRFGASGLTFFDDEVTEFFSPHAAGKSVMFLVALGHPDRAALGLKM